The following are encoded together in the Streptomyces sp. NBC_01465 genome:
- a CDS encoding ATP-binding protein: protein MDRDAGPPLAERWPRPSARALLKLLAVSPGHSLHREQAMDICWPDADPQAATGSLRVALHAARRAIEPELAPRAASSYLLGEGALLRLEPQTVWIDADHAETLAERALGDGGSGPLAEALAAFTGELLPEDRYAPWAEARRERLGSLRERVTLGLAEAHLSEGSPEEAAAAAEQVLLTSPAEEQAHQVLIEAYVRQGLRRKAVRQYHLCREALDAELGVRPGSETERLHQSALSAAPVLRPSAPVLPAAIRNPAPTPLRGRDDVLRALLSPDAPPVQLLTGEAGLGKTRLVGEAARIAAAEGTAVLWGAGHDAEGHTPYGAFAEALDGWLADRPTAERAGAGAEYPELASLLPSLGRVRSLADRSPEEERDRLFRATAGLLGELADQHPVLVVLDDLHAADAGSFQLLSHLARRAADAGAPWRFAVTCREEELAETDPRRAGLAALVRQGLARRIELTRLDRDACLTVAADVGTATDRVWELSLGNPLFAVELARSLGESTAPDTVRQLVAERLGRVAPVARRMVEALSASGGEASLSEVLDVAERGLRMAGTEAADALEEAIAAALVVERQVVVDGRPVAGLAFRHPLVRLTCYEQLSTVRRRQLHSAFAEAVLRHRPDAVDALASHFARADDPRAAEYLRRAAERAAALYANDTADRYYRDLVARLDVDAARARLAHSHVLRRMGHFAEAAAALREALAEFGRRGERDDEVLAAGHLAETLVKARTPLFGAEILRAYPPGPDTAAEPAATHHTARSVVFFVQGQYEEGHAAAVQALDAARGMTGLSGQGLVARAFAMQASNLGLAGRFNEARAAADRALAPAEAYGDPTLLTSVLSILRENARRGGRLREAISTGRRALDLAERSGDPTATAFERANLAELHLLMEEFDEALTHAEEAVRGAESNGEWCLAYALAALARVRMRTGGESEAAALLERAEKAATERNDRQAHHEARTARVELALRARQPEDALRLLGGVDPADSPLLAAWAHVSAGRHEQSASLAAPEAERAAQAGERITEIEVRVVHALALARLGRPAEAAEALALAEEPARDLPYPAGLRRVAEVRELM from the coding sequence GTGGATCGCGATGCCGGTCCCCCGCTCGCCGAACGCTGGCCGCGGCCCAGCGCCCGCGCCCTGCTCAAACTGCTCGCCGTCTCCCCCGGCCACAGCCTCCACCGCGAGCAGGCCATGGACATCTGCTGGCCGGACGCGGACCCGCAGGCCGCCACCGGCTCGCTGCGGGTGGCCCTGCACGCCGCCCGCCGGGCCATCGAACCGGAGCTGGCTCCCCGCGCCGCCTCCTCGTACCTCCTGGGCGAGGGCGCGCTGCTGCGGCTGGAGCCGCAGACGGTGTGGATCGACGCCGACCATGCGGAGACCCTCGCCGAACGCGCCCTCGGCGACGGCGGGTCGGGCCCCCTGGCGGAGGCGCTCGCCGCGTTCACGGGCGAGCTGCTTCCCGAGGACCGGTACGCACCCTGGGCCGAGGCCCGGCGCGAGCGGCTCGGCTCCCTGCGCGAGCGCGTGACCCTCGGACTGGCCGAGGCACATCTGTCGGAGGGGTCGCCCGAGGAGGCCGCAGCCGCGGCCGAGCAGGTCCTGCTGACCAGCCCCGCCGAGGAGCAGGCACACCAGGTGCTCATCGAGGCGTACGTACGTCAGGGCCTGCGGCGCAAGGCCGTGCGCCAGTACCACCTGTGCCGCGAGGCGCTGGACGCCGAGCTCGGCGTACGGCCCGGATCCGAGACCGAGCGGCTGCACCAGTCCGCACTGTCGGCGGCGCCCGTCCTGCGTCCCTCCGCGCCCGTCCTCCCGGCCGCGATACGCAACCCCGCGCCGACCCCGCTGCGCGGCCGCGACGACGTCCTGCGCGCCCTCCTGTCCCCCGACGCCCCGCCCGTCCAACTGCTCACCGGTGAGGCCGGCCTCGGCAAGACCCGGCTCGTCGGCGAGGCGGCCAGGATCGCGGCGGCCGAGGGGACCGCGGTGCTGTGGGGCGCCGGTCACGACGCCGAGGGGCACACGCCGTACGGCGCCTTCGCCGAGGCCCTGGACGGCTGGCTGGCCGACCGGCCGACCGCCGAGCGGGCCGGGGCGGGCGCCGAGTACCCCGAACTCGCCTCACTGCTCCCCTCGCTGGGCCGGGTCCGCAGCCTGGCCGACCGCAGCCCCGAGGAGGAGCGCGACCGGCTCTTCCGCGCCACCGCCGGCCTCCTCGGCGAACTGGCCGACCAGCACCCGGTCCTGGTCGTTCTCGACGATCTGCACGCCGCCGACGCCGGCTCCTTCCAGCTGCTCAGCCATCTGGCCCGGCGCGCGGCCGACGCGGGCGCCCCCTGGCGCTTCGCCGTCACCTGCCGCGAGGAGGAGCTGGCGGAGACCGATCCGCGCAGGGCGGGCCTGGCCGCTCTCGTACGCCAGGGACTCGCACGGCGCATCGAGCTGACCCGGCTCGACCGGGACGCCTGCCTCACCGTGGCCGCGGACGTCGGCACCGCCACCGACCGGGTCTGGGAACTCTCCCTCGGCAACCCGCTGTTCGCCGTCGAACTCGCCCGCTCCCTCGGCGAGTCGACCGCCCCCGACACCGTGCGCCAGCTGGTGGCCGAGCGGCTCGGCCGGGTCGCCCCGGTGGCGCGGCGCATGGTCGAGGCCCTGTCGGCCTCCGGCGGCGAGGCCTCGCTCTCCGAGGTGCTCGACGTGGCCGAGCGCGGTCTGCGCATGGCGGGCACGGAGGCCGCCGACGCGCTCGAAGAGGCGATCGCCGCGGCCCTGGTGGTCGAACGGCAGGTCGTCGTGGACGGCCGCCCCGTGGCCGGACTCGCCTTCCGGCATCCGCTGGTACGGCTGACCTGTTACGAACAGCTCAGCACCGTACGCCGCCGACAGCTCCACTCCGCCTTCGCCGAGGCCGTGCTGCGCCACCGGCCCGACGCCGTGGACGCGCTCGCCTCGCACTTCGCCCGCGCCGACGACCCGCGCGCCGCCGAGTATCTGCGCCGGGCAGCCGAACGCGCCGCTGCCCTGTACGCCAACGACACCGCCGACCGCTACTACCGCGACCTGGTCGCCCGGCTCGACGTCGACGCCGCCCGCGCCCGGCTCGCGCACAGCCATGTGCTGCGCCGCATGGGCCACTTCGCCGAGGCCGCCGCGGCGCTGCGCGAGGCCCTCGCCGAGTTCGGGCGGCGCGGCGAGCGCGACGACGAGGTGCTGGCCGCGGGGCATCTCGCGGAGACCCTGGTCAAGGCCAGGACACCGCTGTTCGGCGCGGAGATCCTGCGCGCCTACCCGCCGGGTCCCGACACCGCCGCCGAGCCCGCCGCCACGCACCACACGGCACGGTCGGTGGTCTTCTTCGTACAGGGCCAGTACGAGGAGGGACACGCGGCGGCCGTGCAGGCCCTCGACGCCGCCCGGGGCATGACCGGCCTGTCCGGACAGGGCCTCGTAGCACGGGCGTTCGCGATGCAGGCCAGCAATCTGGGGCTGGCCGGGCGGTTCAACGAGGCGCGGGCCGCGGCCGACCGGGCGCTGGCCCCGGCCGAGGCGTACGGCGACCCGACGCTCCTCACCAGCGTACTGTCGATCCTGCGGGAGAACGCGCGCCGGGGCGGCAGGCTCCGTGAGGCCATCTCCACGGGACGGCGCGCCCTGGATCTCGCCGAGCGCTCCGGCGACCCCACGGCCACCGCCTTCGAACGGGCCAATCTCGCCGAACTCCACCTGCTCATGGAGGAGTTCGACGAGGCGCTGACGCACGCCGAGGAGGCGGTACGCGGCGCGGAGTCGAACGGCGAGTGGTGTCTGGCCTACGCGCTCGCGGCCCTGGCCCGGGTCAGGATGCGTACCGGCGGCGAGTCCGAGGCCGCCGCGCTCCTGGAGCGCGCCGAGAAGGCCGCCACCGAACGCAACGACCGCCAGGCGCACCACGAGGCGCGCACCGCCCGCGTCGAACTGGCCCTGCGCGCACGGCAGCCCGAGGATGCGCTGCGGCTGCTCGGCGGTGTGGACCCGGCCGATTCGCCACTGCTGGCCGCCTGGGCGCATGTGTCCGCGGGCCGTCACGAGCAGTCCGCGTCGCTCGCCGCCCCCGAGGCCGAGCGGGCCGCGCAGGCCGGGGAGCGGATCACGGAGATCGAGGTACGGGTGGTGCACGCACTGGCCCTGGCCCGGCTGGGGAGGCCCGCCGAGGCGGCCGAAGCCCTCGCCCTCGCCGAGGAACCGGCGCGCGACCTCCCCTATCCGGCGGGCCTGCGGCGCGTGGCCGAGGTCCGCGAACTGATGTGA
- a CDS encoding ArsR/SmtB family transcription factor, protein MGARELASFAALLADETRAGFCLALLDGRAWTAGELARAGGVAASTASEHLGKLVAGGLLSEARQGRHRYVRIADEGVAHLVEELAAYAGGGDTAPRGLRAVNAEAALARGRTCYDHLAGRLGIAITEAMVGRGLLEVGAGVALSGQGVEWFGELGIPLEVRGRRPLVRVCLDWTERKPHLAGVAGAALCRHAMEVGWCERVGRGRAVRVTGGGERVLGAVLGISAESLR, encoded by the coding sequence ATGGGTGCTCGAGAGCTTGCTTCGTTTGCTGCGCTTCTTGCCGATGAGACCCGGGCGGGGTTCTGTCTTGCACTGCTCGACGGACGTGCTTGGACCGCTGGTGAGCTGGCGCGGGCGGGCGGGGTGGCCGCGTCTACGGCGAGCGAGCATCTGGGGAAGCTCGTTGCCGGTGGGCTGCTGAGTGAGGCGCGGCAGGGGCGGCATCGGTATGTGCGGATCGCCGACGAGGGGGTTGCGCATCTGGTGGAGGAGCTGGCCGCTTACGCGGGAGGCGGTGACACGGCTCCGCGCGGGCTGCGGGCCGTCAACGCGGAGGCTGCGCTCGCTCGGGGGCGGACCTGTTACGACCATCTCGCGGGGCGGCTGGGGATCGCCATCACCGAGGCCATGGTGGGGCGCGGGCTGCTGGAGGTGGGCGCGGGCGTTGCGCTGAGCGGTCAAGGGGTGGAGTGGTTCGGGGAGTTGGGGATTCCGCTTGAGGTGCGGGGGCGGCGGCCGCTCGTACGGGTGTGCCTGGACTGGACCGAGCGGAAGCCGCATCTGGCGGGGGTTGCGGGGGCGGCTCTTTGTCGGCATGCGATGGAGGTGGGGTGGTGCGAGCGGGTGGGGCGGGGGCGGGCCGTTCGGGTTACTGGGGGCGGGGAGCGGGTGCTGGGGGCGGTGTTGGGGATCTCGGCCGAGTCGCTTCGGTGA
- a CDS encoding Zn-dependent alcohol dehydrogenase: MVRAAVLPAADSPLEIADIELPAPGPGQVRIRLAAAGVCHSDLSLTNGTMKVPVPAVLGHEGAGTVISVGEGVTHVTPGDGVILNWAPSCGSCHPCTLGEVWLCTDALKGAANIHARTADGTELHPGLNVAAFAEETVVAANCVIPVPEGIPLTEAALLGCAVLTGYGAIHHSAKVREGETVAVYGVGGVGLATLQSARIAGASTIIAVDVSPEKEELARAAGATEFVLASETTAKDIRKLTGGQGVDVAVECVGRAVTIRTAWESTRRGGRTTVVGIGGKDQQVTFNALELFHWGRTLVGCVYGNSNPEADLPVIAEHVRAGRFDLSALVTEHIGLDGIPAAFENMIAGKGGRALVVF, from the coding sequence ATGGTCCGCGCCGCCGTCCTGCCCGCCGCCGACTCCCCGCTGGAGATCGCCGACATCGAACTCCCCGCTCCCGGCCCCGGCCAGGTACGGATCCGCCTCGCAGCCGCCGGAGTCTGCCACTCCGACCTCTCCCTCACCAACGGCACCATGAAGGTGCCGGTCCCCGCGGTCCTGGGCCACGAGGGAGCGGGCACGGTGATCTCGGTGGGCGAAGGCGTGACACACGTAACCCCCGGCGACGGTGTGATCCTCAACTGGGCCCCGTCCTGCGGCAGTTGCCACCCCTGCACGCTCGGCGAAGTCTGGCTCTGCACCGACGCGCTGAAGGGCGCGGCCAACATCCACGCCCGCACGGCGGACGGCACGGAGCTCCACCCCGGCCTGAACGTGGCGGCGTTCGCCGAGGAGACGGTGGTCGCCGCGAACTGCGTCATCCCCGTACCCGAGGGCATCCCGCTCACGGAGGCGGCGCTGCTCGGCTGCGCGGTCCTCACGGGATACGGGGCGATCCACCACTCCGCGAAGGTCCGCGAGGGCGAGACGGTGGCGGTCTACGGCGTCGGGGGAGTGGGCCTGGCCACGCTCCAGTCGGCCCGTATCGCCGGAGCGTCGACGATCATCGCGGTGGACGTCTCCCCGGAGAAGGAGGAGCTCGCAAGGGCGGCGGGAGCCACGGAGTTCGTCCTGGCCTCGGAGACGACCGCCAAGGACATCCGCAAGCTCACGGGCGGCCAGGGCGTGGACGTGGCGGTGGAGTGCGTGGGCCGGGCGGTCACGATCCGCACGGCGTGGGAGTCGACGCGCAGGGGCGGCCGTACGACGGTGGTGGGCATCGGCGGCAAGGACCAGCAGGTCACGTTCAACGCGCTGGAACTCTTCCACTGGGGCCGGACGCTGGTGGGTTGCGTGTACGGCAACTCGAACCCGGAGGCGGACCTGCCGGTCATCGCGGAACACGTTCGGGCGGGCCGCTTCGACCTGAGTGCGCTGGTGACGGAGCACATCGGGCTGGACGGAATCCCGGCGGCGTTCGAGAACATGATCGCGGGCAAGGGAGGCCGGGCGCTGGTGGTCTTTTAA
- a CDS encoding ABC transporter ATP-binding protein gives MSRAISLQNVTKRYGRGTPAVDRLSLSVEPGEFLVLLGPSGCGKSTVLRMIAGLEEITEGELRLDGEYANHLPPGGRGMAMVFQNFALYPSMTSRDNIGFPLRFEAPGEDHTRRVEATARLLGIADLLDRYPGQLSGGERQRVAMGRAISRRPSVFLMDEPLSNLDAKLRNHLRAEIAQLTRELGVTTVYVTHDQSEAMSLGDRVAVMRGGILQQVSRPRESYSLPENVFVAAFIGTPRINLLQAVVHAPLEGRMSIDLGRQRLALPEPLSSDHQLLRIQQGRRLIVGLRSEAVRIAAPSQARPGEVAISGIVEHVEFQGHEALVHLNTGSQPALVPDLESPRPQPAPRRRQLQGAGVLSRLRERTHISGPVVVLDEPEAPGATPDRPALSSGDLVVRTGPDVRLRNGGQVPLLVDLAHLFVFDHYGRRICPAPKELPGFEI, from the coding sequence ATGTCGCGCGCCATCTCCTTGCAGAACGTCACCAAACGGTACGGACGCGGTACCCCCGCCGTCGACCGTCTCTCGCTCTCCGTCGAACCGGGCGAGTTCCTGGTCCTCCTCGGCCCATCGGGCTGCGGCAAATCGACGGTGCTGCGCATGATCGCCGGCCTCGAGGAGATCACCGAGGGCGAGTTGAGGCTGGACGGCGAGTACGCCAACCACCTTCCGCCCGGCGGCCGCGGGATGGCGATGGTCTTCCAGAACTTCGCGCTCTACCCGAGCATGACCAGCCGCGACAACATCGGTTTCCCGCTCCGCTTCGAGGCCCCCGGCGAGGACCACACGCGCCGCGTCGAGGCCACCGCCCGGCTGCTCGGCATCGCCGACCTGCTCGACCGCTACCCCGGCCAGCTCTCCGGCGGCGAGCGCCAGCGCGTCGCGATGGGGCGGGCGATCTCGCGGCGCCCCTCCGTCTTCCTGATGGACGAGCCGCTCTCCAACCTCGACGCCAAGCTCCGCAACCACCTCCGGGCCGAAATAGCCCAGCTCACCCGGGAGTTGGGGGTGACCACGGTGTACGTCACCCACGACCAGTCCGAGGCGATGTCCCTCGGCGACCGGGTGGCAGTGATGCGCGGCGGGATCCTCCAGCAGGTCAGCCGCCCCCGCGAGTCCTACAGCCTGCCCGAGAACGTCTTCGTCGCCGCCTTCATCGGCACCCCGCGCATCAACCTCCTGCAGGCCGTCGTGCACGCCCCGCTGGAGGGCCGCATGTCGATCGACCTCGGCCGCCAGCGCCTGGCCCTGCCCGAACCCCTCAGCTCCGACCACCAGTTGCTCCGCATCCAGCAGGGCCGCCGTCTCATCGTGGGGCTGCGCTCGGAGGCGGTACGGATCGCGGCGCCGAGCCAGGCCCGCCCCGGCGAGGTGGCGATCAGCGGCATCGTCGAGCACGTGGAGTTCCAGGGGCACGAGGCGCTGGTGCACCTCAACACCGGCTCGCAGCCCGCCCTCGTACCCGACCTGGAGTCACCGCGCCCCCAGCCCGCCCCGCGCCGCCGCCAGCTGCAGGGCGCCGGAGTGCTGTCGCGGCTGCGGGAGCGCACGCACATCTCGGGACCCGTGGTGGTGCTCGACGAACCGGAGGCCCCGGGAGCGACGCCCGACCGGCCCGCGCTCTCCTCCGGCGATCTGGTCGTACGCACCGGACCCGATGTGCGGCTGCGCAACGGCGGGCAGGTGCCGCTCCTCGTCGACCTCGCGCACCTCTTCGTCTTCGACCACTACGGGCGCAGGATCTGCCCCGCGCCGAAGGAACTGCCCGGCTTCGAGATATGA
- a CDS encoding TetR/AcrR family transcriptional regulator, whose protein sequence is MARPRKPLLSRERIVETAGALVDAEGLDAVSTRRLAAELGVSGPSLYNHFRNKDEILDAVADALSARIDLSMFEEGDGRDWREALHDWAVSYRAVLADHPHVVPVLARGPGRRPAGLRVADAVFGAMVRAGWPPAQATYIGALMRYFITGSALGSFARGFVDDRDVYDSGDYPHLGQAHLLADRQEQVDEGAFETGLRALVDGLALQFELVRSAPKGR, encoded by the coding sequence ATGGCCCGCCCACGCAAGCCCCTGCTCAGCCGGGAGCGCATCGTCGAGACAGCAGGCGCTCTGGTCGACGCGGAGGGGCTCGACGCCGTCTCCACGCGTCGGCTCGCCGCCGAGCTGGGGGTCAGCGGACCCTCGCTCTACAACCACTTCCGCAACAAGGACGAGATCCTCGACGCGGTCGCCGACGCGCTGTCCGCGCGGATCGACCTGTCGATGTTCGAGGAGGGGGACGGGCGGGACTGGCGGGAGGCTCTGCACGACTGGGCTGTGTCGTATCGCGCTGTGCTCGCCGACCATCCGCATGTGGTGCCGGTGCTCGCGCGGGGGCCCGGGCGGCGGCCCGCGGGGCTGCGGGTGGCCGACGCGGTGTTCGGGGCGATGGTGCGGGCCGGGTGGCCGCCCGCCCAGGCGACGTACATCGGTGCGCTGATGCGGTACTTCATCACCGGGTCCGCGCTGGGGTCCTTCGCGCGGGGGTTCGTCGACGACCGGGATGTTTACGACTCCGGCGACTATCCGCATCTGGGGCAGGCGCATCTGCTCGCCGACCGGCAGGAACAGGTCGACGAAGGGGCCTTCGAGACGGGGCTTCGGGCGTTGGTGGACGGGTTGGCTTTGCAGTTCGAGTTGGTTCGGTCGGCGCCGAAGGGTCGTTGA
- a CDS encoding MFS transporter has product MVSRTWLLRLVIAFSFAQGAVSMARPAVSYRALALGADERAIGVITGVYALLPLFAAVPLGRRTDHGRCAPLLPVGVALIAAGCALSGTSGSLAAMAAWSGVMGLGHLCFVIGAQSIVARQSAPDEQDRNFGHFTIGASLGQLIGPVACGLVVSEHDGALGRTSATALLVSAAVAAVSLTSLWRIEHRRAPATRTAQAPKVPVTSILRTRGVPAGIFISLAVLSATDILTAYLPVVGEHRGIAPVTVGVLLSVRAGATVACRLVMTPLLAVLGRTVLVTGTCLLAGLLCAGIALPVPVWALGVMLALLGFCLGVGQPLSMTTVVQAAPDEARSTALALRLTGNRLGQVAAPASAGLVAGVAGTAAPFVMLGGLLLTAAGLGMRGGRQRAQDCPEPPPSRGMNTNGTAPSSAANVTKSRY; this is encoded by the coding sequence ATGGTCTCCCGCACCTGGTTGCTCCGCCTCGTCATCGCCTTCAGCTTCGCGCAGGGGGCGGTGTCGATGGCGCGTCCCGCCGTCTCCTACCGGGCGCTCGCGCTCGGGGCGGACGAGCGGGCGATCGGTGTGATCACGGGGGTGTACGCGCTGCTCCCGCTCTTCGCCGCCGTCCCCCTCGGGCGCCGTACGGACCACGGGCGGTGCGCGCCGCTCCTGCCCGTCGGCGTCGCGCTGATCGCGGCGGGCTGCGCCCTCAGCGGTACGTCGGGCTCACTGGCCGCGATGGCCGCCTGGAGCGGGGTGATGGGCCTCGGCCACCTCTGCTTCGTGATCGGCGCCCAGTCGATCGTGGCCCGCCAGTCCGCACCGGACGAACAGGACCGCAACTTCGGCCACTTCACCATCGGCGCCTCGCTCGGCCAGCTGATCGGACCCGTCGCCTGCGGCCTCGTCGTCTCCGAACACGACGGAGCCTTGGGGCGTACGAGCGCCACCGCCCTCCTCGTCTCCGCCGCCGTCGCCGCCGTCTCCCTCACCTCGCTCTGGCGGATCGAGCACCGGCGCGCGCCCGCCACCCGTACCGCCCAGGCGCCCAAGGTCCCGGTCACGAGCATTCTCCGTACGCGCGGAGTCCCCGCCGGGATCTTCATCAGCCTCGCCGTGCTCTCCGCGACCGACATCCTCACCGCCTACCTCCCGGTCGTCGGCGAACACCGCGGGATCGCACCCGTCACCGTCGGAGTGCTGCTGAGCGTCCGGGCCGGAGCCACCGTCGCATGCCGACTGGTGATGACGCCGCTGCTCGCCGTCCTGGGGCGCACGGTCCTCGTCACCGGCACCTGTCTGCTCGCGGGTCTGCTCTGCGCGGGCATCGCACTTCCCGTCCCCGTATGGGCACTTGGCGTGATGCTGGCCCTGCTCGGCTTCTGCCTGGGCGTCGGCCAGCCGCTCTCCATGACGACGGTCGTCCAGGCCGCCCCCGACGAGGCCCGCTCCACCGCCCTGGCCCTGCGGCTGACCGGCAACCGGCTGGGCCAGGTGGCGGCCCCCGCCTCGGCCGGGCTCGTCGCGGGAGTCGCCGGGACGGCGGCGCCGTTCGTGATGCTCGGGGGACTGCTGCTGACAGCGGCGGGACTGGGGATGCGCGGCGGACGGCAGCGCGCACAGGACTGCCCGGAGCCGCCCCCGTCACGGGGGATGAACACCAACGGGACGGCTCCGAGCAGTGCGGCGAACGTAACAAAGAGCCGTTACTGA
- a CDS encoding aldehyde dehydrogenase family protein, with translation MKAHDGMYIGGAWRPAATADTIAVVNPADEQVIGHVPAGSAEDIDAAVHAARKAFPGWAATAPAERAALIGALRDQLAARKDEIAETVTAELGAPLQFSQMVHAGVPVLVAGSYAELAATYAFEEKVGNSTVYAEPLGVVGAITPWNYPLHQVVAKVAPALAAGCTVVLKPAEDTPLTAQLFAEAVDAAGIPAGVFNLVTGVGAVAGQALAAHEGVDLVSFTGSTAVGRQIGATAGAAIKQVALELGGKSANVILPSADLAKAVNVGVANVMGNSGQTCSAWTRMLVHRDQYDEAVELAQAAVAKYVPGERVGPLVNAKQQARVRGYIEKGIEEGARLVAGGPESPLPSGYYVRPTVFADVTPEMTIAQEEIFGPVLSILKYEDEEDALRIANGTVYGLAGAVWAAEPAEAVAFARRMDTGQVDINGGRFNPLAPFGGYKQSGVGRELGSHGLTEYLQTKSLQF, from the coding sequence ATGAAGGCCCATGACGGCATGTACATCGGCGGTGCGTGGCGGCCCGCCGCCACCGCGGACACGATCGCGGTCGTGAACCCGGCCGACGAACAGGTCATCGGCCACGTCCCGGCCGGCTCGGCCGAGGACATCGACGCGGCGGTACACGCCGCCCGCAAGGCCTTCCCCGGCTGGGCCGCCACCGCGCCCGCCGAGCGGGCCGCACTGATCGGCGCCCTGCGCGACCAGCTGGCCGCCCGCAAGGACGAGATCGCCGAGACGGTCACCGCCGAACTGGGCGCCCCGCTGCAGTTCTCGCAGATGGTGCACGCCGGCGTCCCGGTCCTCGTCGCGGGCTCGTACGCCGAACTGGCCGCCACGTACGCCTTCGAGGAGAAGGTCGGCAACTCCACGGTCTACGCGGAGCCGCTCGGAGTCGTCGGTGCGATCACCCCCTGGAACTACCCGCTGCACCAGGTCGTCGCCAAGGTCGCCCCGGCGCTCGCGGCGGGCTGCACCGTCGTCCTCAAGCCTGCCGAGGACACCCCGCTCACCGCCCAGCTCTTCGCCGAGGCGGTCGACGCGGCAGGCATCCCGGCCGGCGTCTTCAACCTGGTCACCGGCGTTGGGGCGGTCGCGGGCCAGGCCCTGGCCGCGCACGAGGGCGTGGACCTGGTGTCCTTCACCGGCTCCACCGCGGTGGGCCGCCAGATCGGCGCCACGGCAGGTGCGGCGATCAAGCAGGTCGCCCTGGAGCTGGGCGGCAAGTCCGCCAACGTGATCCTCCCCTCCGCGGACCTGGCCAAGGCGGTCAACGTCGGCGTCGCCAACGTCATGGGCAACTCGGGCCAGACCTGCAGCGCCTGGACGCGGATGCTGGTCCACCGCGACCAGTACGACGAGGCCGTGGAGCTGGCGCAGGCCGCTGTGGCCAAGTACGTCCCCGGAGAGCGCGTCGGCCCGCTGGTCAACGCCAAGCAGCAGGCACGCGTGCGCGGCTACATCGAGAAGGGCATCGAGGAGGGCGCGCGCCTGGTGGCGGGCGGCCCCGAGTCCCCCCTGCCGTCGGGCTACTACGTCCGTCCGACGGTCTTCGCGGATGTGACGCCCGAGATGACGATCGCCCAGGAGGAGATCTTCGGCCCGGTCCTCTCGATCCTCAAGTACGAGGACGAGGAGGACGCCCTGCGCATCGCGAACGGCACGGTCTACGGCCTCGCGGGTGCGGTCTGGGCGGCGGAGCCCGCAGAGGCCGTCGCCTTCGCCCGCCGGATGGACACCGGTCAGGTCGACATCAACGGCGGCCGCTTCAACCCCCTTGCCCCCTTCGGCGGTTACAAGCAGTCGGGTGTGGGCCGCGAGCTGGGCTCGCACGGCCTCACCGAGTACCTCCAGACCAAGTCCCTCCAGTTCTGA